The genomic DNA TGGCTGGACAGGTGGACGTGCTTGAATTCCTGGTCACGCAGGGCGCGGATCTGCACAAACTGACTGTTGCTGACGGGGATAATGCGGTGCATTTTGCGGCTTTGGGCGGGCATGCCGGGGTCGTCGACTGGTTGTTAAGGAAGGGAGTGGATGGGGACGTTGTGAATAACAGGGGGGATACGCCACTTCTGCGCGCTGCCGGGGCGGGATATGCGGATGTTGTGCGGGTTCTTCTTGCCGAGGAAGGGGTGAGGGCTAATCCTCAGGATCGGCTGGGGAGAGCGCCTCTGATTTGGGCGGTCGAGAGGGGGTATGAGGATGTGGTGGAGGCGTTTTTATCTTGTGAGCGAGTGGATGTGAATATTGCagatggagacggagatgcCAACCCAATAACGCCGTTGGTTCTGGCTGCTGCGATGGGGCATGAGAATATCTTCAGGTCTCTACTTGCACATCCTAGAGTTCACATCTGGGTGCCTACAATCTTCAGACGAGTCATCACAGGCGGTAACgtcaatatcctcaaagCAATGATCGCCTTGACGATGGGCACGGAGCTGAAAAAGCATTTTCTGGATGGTAATgcgctcctcctcgccgccgagCTGGGAACCGAAGAAGTTCTCCGATACCTACTCTCCTTTGGCGAAGTCGACATAAACTACCGTGACAGCTCTGAAGCGACGTCGGGCATGACACTCCTCGACGCCGCCATTCTCTCCAACAGTGTCGGCCATGTCAACGCCATTCTTGAACATCCAGATTTAAACATGAGCCTCATCACGGCACCAGATAGAACCCAACTATCGCCACTCCATATTGCAGCACAGCAGGACCCGCTGGATGCAGGTATCGTAGCTGTGCTGGTCGCGCACCCCGAGATCGACGTGAATGCGTGAGATTTGCACCAACGGACGCCGCTTGCGTACGCTGCTGTCACTGGCCAGACGCAGATGGTCAACATCCTTGTTGCGCAGCCGGGTGTAGATGTATCCCCCATTGACGGTTGGGGAATGACGCCACTGCACTACGCCGCTGAGAATGGACATCGGAATATCGTGAGAATAATCCTCGATAGCCCCGGGACTAACGCATGGCACACCAGCATATACGATAAGACCCCGCTGGCGCTTGCGGCTGAAAGAGGACACCTTGATATCGTGAAATTTTTGCTGGACTCGAGGCAGCAGGTCCCCGGGGATGCAGTGTGGAAGGCTTTGAGCTCTGCGAGTAGTGCAAGGGCGAAGTTTCAGCTTGGGTTGGAGACTTTGCAGAGCCGGGGTGAGGGGATTTCAGTCAAAGAAAGGTTGCTGAGGGACACATATTCGCGGCGTTTGAACGAGGTGCGTgatatattattattattctgTGATTATTTGGAGCGTGGGAATTAGTGCATTGGATTCTACGTAGAGTATGGGTTATTGCCGTTTAATTAGCGTACTAATCAAGGCTCATTAACCGGGGTTTGCATGTACATGGCCGATCATTGCCGAGGCGTCATTGATGCCTATGAGCCAAGACAAGCTCATATTGGAAAATTGTGATTTTAATGCTATTGGGCCAGCCTGGTCACGGCTTAAACCGCGTACAACCTCTCGAGGAGCAGCCCGTGATAAGACGACAGGGAAAGGCATGAATGAAGACATGGAATATCTTGGCGTTCACACCGCGTCCATTTTGTACTTGTAATAATGCTGATAGTGAAGCGTTGGCCGCGCCAGACTGGTTTCTGTCGAATGCCTACTGCCCATGTCCCTCAAGCTTGAACTAGGGAATGGTAGTTAAAGAGATTAAAAGTTATCCTCCTCGGCCACCTATATCATCCTTACAAGCAGTCGTAGCCACCTAGCTAGGCACCGTACCTGACACAATCTCGGCAGAAGTTGTCTCACTTGACTGAAAGCTTTGGATATTTATACAGAGAATGTCCGAACTTAGTTACGATTACGATCCGCAGACTGTCATGAGGATTCCGCAATGAGATAATCCTCCACTATTCAAATCAAGACACTGATGAAAACAAAGCCGTTGCCAGTCTATATCAATCCTCGACCTTTTCCAAGGTGCCTGGGTTATGCGCAACATTTCTCCCTCGCCGATCATGGAACACGACCTTTTCCCATTATCAGCCCAATTCTGGacaaaagagaaaagaaccAACCTTGGGAGGGTGTTTCACTCCCTCCTGTtcagcttcctcctctgtcCTGACGATCTTTTCAACCTTTTTATTATGCCGTTAGCGCATCTGGGATGCTGTATCGCCTTGGATATGCTGGAGGTGGGTACCTCGCCCTCATGCCGGCCTCCACGAATTTTGGTGAAGACGTGGTCCCCGGGAGAAATGATCTGTCCGTGTTTATCGTGAACTTCGTCCATGTTGAAGCTATAGTTGAAAGCTGTATCGTTGTAGGATTTTTGAGCCACAGTCCATAGAGCTAAATATACCCCACTGTTGAACTCCAAGACATCGGTTCAGTGCGACCAAACATTAGCTGTACGCACCCCGTGGAACCAGCTCCGCCACCACGCCCATTACGGAGGTAATACGTCAGGACGCTGACGTTTGTCAACACCATCTCGTGTCCAATATCGGATCAGAATGTGCGTCGTGCTCTCAAGTTGGCCGCAGTCAGTCAGCACGTATGCAGGGGTGAAAGGGTTCTGTGGCTGATAGGGAGGGTTTGAAAGCGATACTGGGTAGCAGCTATTGTATGAATAAAAAATACATCTATAGCAGTGCATCGAAATTGTTCAATTGTAATACCCATGTGAAGATCAAATCCACAGGATTGATTCCAATTATCGAGCATACCGTTTATACCGCGGCAGCAGGGTCCAAACATCGATCTCCTATGGGTATGATCCTTGAGCTGAGGATAGCCCGCTGTTTCCTACGAATAGACTGAAGCAGCAAAATCACTCGGGCAGCCCGTAGCTATCAAAGAGTCTATACCTTGTAGTATGTCAACAAGGCGGTTGGTTCCACAAAGTCCATGGACATTATTCGCATTGGCAGTGTGATGATTTTGGCATTTGTCTGGGTGTCAGGGTAACTAACCATATTCCTCATTTCTAGTTGTTTGAACAGCTACAGACGCCATTTTCGAGGCGAAGTATCCCAGAAACTAGTTCCTGGAGCAAGGCTAGGTCAGGCATCGTCAGGTTTAAAATGAGTTGCTGGATCCATTGCACCACCGATTTGTAGCCTACAAAACAATGGAAGATTCTCGCGCTAGCGAaaatgaagaacaaggatggCAGAGAGGCAAGCAGGGCAACTAAGGATATCCACTTACTCTCAATGTCAGTGGGTACGGTTGGCCTGACCAGAGCCACCGCTGCGATGCCCTGCAAACGACTTGTCGTAGCCCTAGTAGTCCTATCAGTCCCAGCAAGGCAACGTCGGCGTACATATTAGAGCTTCTCAGAATTGGTCAGGATGGCCAGTAGTGACCATACATAGTGAGACATGTTACTTGAGCAAAACTCCGTTGTTCCACTGGGCCTCTGTCTATCTCTGGGGACCGCCAGGAGCGCACAAACACAGGACATGACCCAGTTCTGCACCGCTGATGAGGGCCTTCAACTGTGCCATGGCTATCTCGGTGCTGGAAAGTTAGATATGTATCTGGAACCGAGAGTGTAATGCTACAAGTTCGCCTCAAGGAACTGGGGATGTTATTAGGGCCGACATATACTTTGTCTACGGTCATCTATTGCCGTTTGACGGGATAATATCTCCAGGCTTACCATGCTCTTTTCGGCAGAATACGCCGTCTGCCTCGGGTGGGACAGTATCACCGAGCACTCCGGGCACTCCGCAACATGTCCACAGCCATAGCGCAGCTTTATCTCCGTTACGGGTCTCATGTGTTGGTCTTAGAAATCAGGCCAGGGCGTTGGCAGTGCTCGGCACAGTGAAGTTCTTCTCCGCGTTCGGACATAAACGAGAATCTGACAGCGGTAAGAGTTGATCATATGCTCGCCCCCAGTATCCCAATATCAACTAGTAATGTCAACAAAGAGCTTGAGATTGGTCCTCATTACCAATTACTTTACGAACTAATGCCATGCATTTACCCTTGATAGCTGGCTTCCAATTATTATGAGATCGCGTAttcatcttctgctcttACGCCAGGATTCACTTCGCCGAGTGATGGCTCTTGTCTcggttcctcttcctcttccgggTTAAACAAATGATGGGACCAACACTGGTCTGTCCATTGTTGAACAAAACGGGGGTCCGAAAGATCGAAATCGATGTTCTCGCTGCTGAAACAATCAAAGTCGGTATCAGCCAAAGTGGGCATAGCCAGCATATCCCCGGGTGTCCAGGATGCAATATCTGGAGGACTGGCACTGGTTGCGAGGGAACTGGCTGCCAGGGATTCCAAAATATGGCGGCATACTGCCAAGCTCTGGCTGGTCGCGTGGATTACGGCTTCTTGGACAGGCAGCCCATCAAGTAGTGCTTCTACGCGGGCCATTGCCATACGGGCAAAGAGGTAGCCTCTCACATTTGTTTCACCATACCACAGTCGATCGTGTGTATATTGGACCACCTTGCGCGCGTCTTCCAGCAGTGGCTCTCTACGAACGCGGTTTCGCTGCGCTGAAAATATGGAGGTGTTTGCTTCCAATTGTGTTATAAGTTCCAGGAATATCACCACTGCGCCACGAGTGACAATATCTCGAAACATGCCACCCCCGGAGAGTAGCAAGCGATGGTACAGTTTGTCCTCGAGGAGTGAAACCAAGTCAAGCGCAGACTCGAGAGACACTTTCTGGGAGTAGATGTACAATGGACTGCGTTTGCTTTGGATTGCGTAAGGATAGTGAAGACTTAGGAGGAAGCGAGACAGAAAATGCTCGCAGAAAATATATCTGAACTGACGTGCTTCATGCGTCGACAGATCGTGCTCGGTGGGTTTGAGCTGATCCACAAAGGTTCTTGCACTGCGGCAAACTGACGCCAGCTCACTCCCAAGACGAAGAACTTGGTCATAGGGCGGCTTGTCCTGCAAGTTGTTGATAATTCTCGTAGCTTCCAGTCTCAACGGTAGAGAATCGGCCAGCAGACGCAGGACGGAAGTTTGGGTCGGTATCGAACTTGCTTTGGCCGGAAGGGTCTCCCCATATGCCTCGAGCAAATCGTCATCGTCTAGGTTGGATGGCGGCTGGGTATTATACTCCGCAGCAGTAATCATAGGAGCCATGCCCGAATCCAACGCAGCCTGGACATTCAGCTCCAAGATTGTATACCACAGTCGTCTTCGTAACTCCCTTTGAAGCGCACTCGTCTCGCCTAGGTTGCTGGGATCCTGATGGAAGCCCATCTGCATGGCCATCCGGATAAACGAACCGGCGGAAACCCAAGCCAGATCTGCTCCTACCCGGTTGACCTGACGCGCAAGTAGAAGCAAGCAATGAATCTGAATGCCATCCAGCGTCAAGCGATCCTTCTCAAAAGGCGCAGAGAGCCATTCCTGAGCGACATGGACTGATGCTCTAGCTTTGGCAGCTAGATCGTTATATGTTTGGACATCGCCGTACAACGGTGCTGCGATGGCCATGACCAGGAGAAGCTTCACCTTGAATGGGGTGGCTGCTGTCTGTGGCTTACTCCAGTATCTCTCATACTCCGCTCTGAACATTGTAGTGTGGAGAATCCGGTAGCATGTTTCAAAAGTGTCGAGATACAGTTGCACAAGCCCGTCGAGTACCGGACGTCTGGGAAGAAGATGTTGGATATTGGTAGGAAGTGGGCTGCGACTGGGCAATTGTTTCTTGATATCACGAGCCAATTGTTTGCATACGGCAATGGCCTCTGAGATCTGTTCGGCAGAGCGCTCAGCAGGCGTGTCTTTGCTGAATGGTAGGCTGCCCACCTTGGTGATGTTAGTATCGATCAGGAGCTAAAATCTTCTACGTAGCTGGGCGGCGTACCAGAGGTACAGAGCTCATCCAATGGCCATGGCCAAAGACCCTCGTTTTGGACAAGATGCCGTGGAATGGgccaggaggagcttggATGGTGGACGAGCTGACGCTCACTTTCTGCGGAAGAGTGTGGGTGCTGTCCAGGTCTGGGGGGGTGCATCGCACAGGCCCCCCTAGTACAAGAGATATTCCTGGCCCAGTGCTCTCGCCAATTGTTGGATTGGGTGAACTGGAGGCAGGCTGTTGCGGTTCGCTTGCGCCTTGGTCGGCCGGTTCGGGCAGCAACGGTTCCTGGGTCCGTTGTGATTCATGTCTAACGGGACCTGTGGCCCAGGCCACCGCATATGTGCAAGCGGTCGACTTATGCGCCCTGCATTGCCCACAAGGGCTGTTTCGATCGCATTTGACCTTGCGTCGCCGACACTCTACACAGGACAAGGCTGGGCGTCGGCGTTTTCTGATGGGTTCAGTCGGCCCAGCCATTGATGCGGTTGCCGAGCAAAGGCAGAGATCCGTTCGTTTCGTCAGGTCGGGGATAGATTAGCTCGGACAAGGTAGCCAAAGGCTGACTCTGCTCCGTCGTTCATGGGCGAAGGAGGGTTAAATGTTATCTCCGGAAGAGTATCGGTCGTCGTAAGATGCCGATATCTCCGAAACTGGCACTCAGTGACAACCCCCTGTCGTGACTCAAGTCCGGGATTTCTCATTATATTCTGCAAGCTGACCTGTCATTTACAATTTCCAGGTCGGCGTTTATGAAATCTAGGTAGACGATTCTACGGTTAACATTAATGGATTTCCTCAAAGAAGTTCCGGCTTCTGGCGGTATAAGAAGTAGAATCAAGGAAGCCAACAGCAAACAGGACTTTAGCCTAGAAAGGTCAGTAAGCCAGACTTGGTATAACTAAGGTGGGATATATGCTGAAGAACGTGTACTATTTCTAGCTTGAAGGCCTCCTTGAGTGGCACGAAGAGTGAAATCTACGGTATCAAACCACATCTAATCCTCTACTTCGCTTTTCTATCCCTATAGCtaaggaagaaggaagtcaAACAGACTGTCGGTAACATCTCGTACGCACCTCAACGGAAAAGCACTTAGGATTGAGCAACAGTGACCTAAATTCCCTCGGTATTGCCCAACGTTCACTGAATCTCCTTTAGAGCTTCGAATACTCCATTGTAACCACAGTTAAAGTCTAAGTTGGCCAGTCGTTGCTCCATGCTAATATCTTTTGCCATGACACGGGTGTCCTCCAGGACCTTTGAAGCACGTGGCCGGCGAACATTGTCCACTTGCTTAAGCACCGCTTCGATTTCCGCATGGGAAAGACCTGGACGCAACAAGCGGAGACTGTCAGCATCTTCGACTGCCATGTTCGCCCCTTGACCTTGCAATGGGGTCATCGCATGGGCCGCATCCCCGATAACGATTGCGCGTCCTCGATTCCAGTTGGGAAGGGGGTCCATATCTTGGAGCTCCCACACCTTCACCTCCGTGGCGATACTGAAAATCGTCAGTTTCGAAAGCCCGTAAAAGACACAAGGTGTGTACCTGAGAATCTTGCGTATCGGTTCGTAGTAATCGCTGAATATCTCGATCATTTCCCGTCGGTCACCATCTGCAAACCAGGACTCCAAGACACCTCCTTTCTGCTCCCGTGTCGGAAAGAGGCACGAGATGTTCATATACTCATTATTCCGGATGGCGTATGCTGCAATCATGCGATTACTCCCATCCCCTGTCTGTAGGCAAGAGATACGCCCTTCGGCGGTACTCGGCTCCCACCACACTGGGAGATAGCCGAGAGCTTCTTTAACCGCCTCAGCAGAAGCGGCAATTCGGTAGCAAgtcaatccattcttcttGGCCTGGCAACTGTCAGTGCCAACAATCCGGCGACGGAGACGTGAATGCACGCCATCAGCAACTATATTTCAGTGTCAGACACTTCCGCGCCCGTGATGACCGCTAGACAACACTAACCAATGACTACATCTGCTTCCACAACCGATCCGTCTGCCAACGTCACAGTAGCCTTCTCGGGGTCGATGTCAATCACACTGATATTGAACACCATCTGCGCCGGACTGCCTTGAATACCGAGTTCATCCGATGGAGCAGTAGCGAGTCGAAGGAGCTCGTCACGGAAATCAGACCGCTTCATACTGAGGGTATCGGTTCCATACCGCTTCTTGAAGTCAACTGGGAAGTCCTGCAATTGATTGCCGTCTTTGTCAAACAGCCGGTAACCGTAACATGGAACGCCACCGGCACGATACCGATCAAATCCCATGGTTTGAAGGATCTTGACTCCGTTAGAGAACAGACAGATACCCTGTCCACCGGTGGCCGTATCCGGACCACCGCGCTCGTAGACAGTAACATCGTGATGCTCACGAAGGATCCTGGCCGCAGCTAGACCTGCCAGGCCAGATCCAACGATGATAATGCGAAGTTTTTCGGCAGTCATGTTCCCGAGTGGTTGCCTCTTTTGTCGATGGTGGTAGTAAATAGCGACTAAATGGTGAGCGAGATATGCGTTCCGAAGTTCGATTCACCTGTCTTGAGGAAGTTGCAAGGCCTTCTTGTAGTCGACATCAGCCGTGCGAGTAGAGAGAACGTTGTGGTAAGCTTCTTCCgtccatcagcttctcacAGTATTCCCGAAAATGCCGACTCGGGATTTTCGACGTTAGGATAACCCTGCCGCTGTCGTGGAACGTAGGAAAACAACAGTTCGCGTATCACCAGTGAGCACTACTATGTCTCAGTGAGGTcagccttccttgaaaaGTGGAGCCTTTCGTTGATGCGTTCTATCCGAAACCTCGGGGCTCTGCTCGGTGATATCGGAGCTGCGTTGTATTTCTACCAAACCTTgacaggaagatgagatTGGATACGGTGCAGACTGTGAATATCAGACCCATCTTTACTTTTCTAAGATGACTGCATCAATGGGGCTGTAGCAATTAGCCAAGTCCTCAATGAATAGCCGGTAGACCTATACATGTTCTGGGTTCGCGAGCCCGCCCTGAGCTGATTCCACTGCGTATCATGAAGCCTTCGGCATATTGGGAACACTTGGTCTCGGAATCGATCGACAACGAGGCATTGAGCATTGATTTAGCCCTCTGAGATCTTGCGGGGCAAAAATTGAGAATAGGACAACCGCTTTTGGATTTCGCTGTGGATGAATGAGAGCAATTATGTTGTATCTCCGGTGAGAAGCTGCTATAAGGCGATTCTGTATATTATATTACAGTCCTGAATTAGGAACTTATTAGTGTTTCATGAGCAGATTACATATGTGTATCCAGTTTACGGTTGCTTCAAGCGATTTTCCACTCGCTCAGAAAGAGTACGAATCTCTCTGGCCATTGACAGGATGCCTCCTGCTCCATTTCACTAAGGGGTGTTGTACGCAATATACCCACTAGTTAATGGGTAGCACGGGAGTAGATCTTGTCTGTGGTTAACAAGGGGTGACAgagctttttctttctggctGTGAATGAAACGCTGAGAGTATCTAGGATTCCTGCATAAATACAGGTTCCTTACATGTAGTACGCAATATATTAGCTTTAAATCTTACAGCAACAGCTTCAATACATACTGATAAAGTGAAAAATGCCAGTGTCAGCTTGGAAAAGCCTGATCCATTGAGGTAGGTATATGTTGTTCCGGAAAGCCTGGCAGGCTAATAGCTTATACTGCCTTCCACAGTACACTCCCTCATCTTATGTCCCAGTAGTACTATTAAGGAGAAGTCCCTGCCGTACTTGTAACGATTAAGCCTGATAGTGCATATATAAGGCTCCCAACTATCACATGTCTAGTGTGCTTGAGAACTCCCGCAACGCGGGGACCCTAGTCTACCTGCGGAGCTGATCAATATTATGAACACCCAATGCCCACACACGCTGTCAAGGAAGGTTACGATACGATGATTTGAGCTGAAAGAGCTGCAAAGAGTGCAGCAGAAATCAGAGCTAAGGACCAGAAGCTCTGGTATGGTATATGGAGTTGTAATTGGCGAGGAATACAATATGCAAGTTATCCAAAGTATCAATATTGAAATCCTTCTAAAAAGGGTGGTAGAAGAGAAAACTATCTACTTTATCTACATAAGCCCGGTGGAGCCAGGCTCATGAAAGACTTGTATACCTAGAAAGAAGGGAAGCAACAGTTCAAGGCGAGATGAGAACCAGATGGGGCCGGCCCCGTCTTTCCGCACAGCTTTGGTGACAGGACGAGATTGAACGCGTCCTCTGAGCTTCTGTCAGCTAAAGTGTGCTGAGATGATCAGCTACACCACATTGCCAGTCACTGGTGCCGTAGTAAATGGTGAAGTGATCATTGGGTGATGGGCCGGTCGACAGCGTCTGTCCGTACTGCCAGAACAAATCGGCAGCCATTCCAGAAGACACAGAGGTCTTTTGCCAGGTGAGCGAGGCCGAGCAATGGTCATCCTTAAGGCCATACTCCTCGAACAGGCATGGCTTTCCGGCAGCCTTACAAACCTTAGCGTGGGATGTCACCCAGCCGTTGCCCCAGCTGTTGTCTTTGATGCCCCCTGGTACGATGCGTCAATTGACAGTCCAGTGACGACGAGGGTGGAACAATACTCACAGTCCTCGGTATACAGGTGGAATACTCCGAAATCGATGTCAGGAGCGGCAAGGTTCTTGGCAAAGTCGCTACCCTCGTAGGTGGAGTAGGGGTAGGAACCATCCGAGTCGACGGTCACCCCCATGCCCTCTATACTGGAGTTAGTCACCTGCGTGACATCAGGTATGTGAGAGGGGAGTGCTTAGCGTACCATCGCCTGTGGCAACCATGTGATTTGGATCAAGAGACTTGATGTATGCGCTGGTTTTGGCGGTCCAGTTGTAAATAACATCAGTACTGCACCCTTGGCAACGAGCTTCATTTGACAACTCCCAAGCCATGATAGCAGGAGAGTCCCGGTAGCGCGAAACTACCGCCTTAATATATGCCTGATACACGCTCTGGATCTTGGAGTTGGTATACCATTCTGTCTTGCTGCCGCCATACGCCTTGACGTACGCATTCATGCCGCCGTAGTCGTCCCAGTTATTGACCAATGGAATAAGTAACTTGATTCCGCGCTTCTCCGCCGCAGATACCACGTAGTCAAGCCGTTGGAGACCGTCTGCGCCAGTGTTGATGGTCGTGGTGCCAGTTGATGGATCATGAAGCTGGAAATAGACGGTGCCAGAGCTCGGTTTGGAATTCACATCATTAAAACCCCAAGTTCGCAGGATCTTCAAGCCGGCTTTCTGCAGGTTATCCATGACAGAGTCAACATCTGCATCGTTGGTGAGGAACGGCAACCAGTAGGCATTCGTGCCGGCAAAGTATTTGGTCTCGCCGTCAATGTTGAATTTGAGCCCATCTGCCTTAACAAAGGAGCTGCTGCCAGTTGGGACAGGCTTCTTTGATGTAGTGGCGGATGGCACAGATTCCTTCGAGGAAGACGTGCTACTAGGAGCAGCAGTCGCGGAGActgatgatgtcgacgtcGTGGTAGCTTGAATATGTTAGGACTATCATCTCGGCCGCACAGAGAAGCAGTGTATTGCTCACCAGGCTGGCACTGGCTGTACCATTCATTGAATAACACGCACGACCAGCCAGATACACAGGAAGTTTCACCCGTATACGAGCGACCACCACACTGGCCCCAAGGACCAACCTGCGCCGCGACAGCTCCTATCGCGGATAGGAGGGCGACAGACGGCAATGGGTGCATAATTCCAAGGACAGAGAAAGTGATCTGGGAATTTTTTGAAAGACTGAAGGCTGTTGAGTTGGATAACGGTTTCTTCGATGGCATAAGAACCTCTATTTATACTTCTTTGTGATATCATCTCCTGCCGGAATATCCCATGAAATCAACCTGGAAGAGCCGACGGAATCGGCTGTCGCTCTGCATGTCGGTGGTGTGGACCCTCACTAGC from Aspergillus fumigatus Af293 chromosome 8, whole genome shotgun sequence includes the following:
- a CDS encoding ankyrin repeat domain-containing protein; translation: MSPTLPPEVVSNILSHVTPLWHWRRRAMWKNNCERITAENDVRWFLRIRGVCRIFDECVINHVLAAIRSGKFDQDLPIRRGPGTRSMREFVGRLFKSLIRSCKNGDGVGSTYPIVRSTMRGVELSVNFLSKEDHSSNGGGGSGTVGVEDLREMHTEAMISIVVATLGPDLVIRLLENSHGNGNGNDADANRHDEEQGWRVAALMAAAYLGRIEDIKKILALGVAVKPDPGDGWLHPPVMAAALAGQVDVLEFLVTQGADLHKLTVADGDNAVHFAALGGHAGVVDWLLRKGVDGDVVNNRGDTPLLRAAGAGYADVVRVLLAEEGVRANPQDRLGRAPLIWAVERGYEDVVEAFLSCERVDVNIADGDGDANPITPLVLAAAMGHENIFRSLLAHPRVHIWVPTIFRRVITGGNVNILKAMIALTMGTELKKHFLDGNALLLAAELGTEEVLRYLLSFGEVDINYRDSSEATSGMTLLDAAILSNSVGHVNAILEHPDLNMSLITAPDRTQLSPLHIAAQQDPLDAGIVAVLVAHPEIDTQMVNILVAQPGVDVSPIDGWGMTPLHYAAENGHRNIVRIILDSPGTNAWHTSIYDKTPLALAAERGHLDIVKFLLDSRQQVPGDAVWKALSSASSARAKFQLGLETLQSRGEGISVKERLLRDTYSRRLNEVRDILLLFCDYLERGN
- a CDS encoding putative C6 transcription factor codes for the protein MAGPTEPIRKRRRPALSCVECRRRKVKCDRNSPCGQCRAHKSTACTYAVAWATGPVRHESQRTQEPLLPEPADQGASEPQQPASSSPNPTIGESTGPGISLVLGGPVRCTPPDLDSTHTLPQKVSVSSSTIQAPPGPFHGILSKTRVFGHGHWMSSVPLVGSLPFSKDTPAERSAEQISEAIAVCKQLARDIKKQLPSRSPLPTNIQHLLPRRPVLDGLVQLYLDTFETCYRILHTTMFRAEYERYWSKPQTAATPFKVKLLLVMAIAAPLYGDVQTYNDLAAKARASVHVAQEWLSAPFEKDRLTLDGIQIHCLLLLARQVNRVGADLAWVSAGSFIRMAMQMGFHQDPSNLGETSALQRELRRRLWYTILELNVQAALDSGMAPMITAAEYNTQPPSNLDDDDLLEAYGETLPAKASSIPTQTSVLRLLADSLPLRLEATRIINNLQDKPPYDQVLRLGSELASVCRSARTFVDQLKPTEHDLSTHEARQFRYIFCEHFLSRFLLSLHYPYAIQSKRSPLYIYSQKVSLESALDLVSLLEDKLYHRLLLSGGGMFRDIVTRGAVVIFLELITQLEANTSIFSAQRNRVRREPLLEDARKVVQYTHDRLWYGETNVRGYLFARMAMARVEALLDGLPVQEAVIHATSQSLAVCRHILESLAASSLATSASPPDIASWTPGDMLAMPTLADTDFDCFSSENIDFDLSDPRFVQQWTDQCWSHHLFNPEEEEEPRQEPSLGEVNPGVRAEDEYAIS
- a CDS encoding FAD-dependent oxidoreductase, producing the protein MTAEKLRIIIVGSGLAGLAAARILREHHDVTVYERGGPDTATGGQGICLFSNGVKILQTMGFDRYRAGGVPCYGYRLFDKDGNQLQDFPVDFKKRYGTDTLSMKRSDFRDELLRLATAPSDELGIQGSPAQMVFNISVIDIDPEKATVTLADGSVVEADVVIVADGVHSRLRRRIVGTDSCQAKKNGLTCYRIAASAEAVKEALGYLPVWWEPSTAEGRISCLQTGDGSNRMIAAYAIRNNEYMNISCLFPTREQKGGVLESWFADGDRREMIEIFSDYYEPIRKILRYTPCVFYGLSKLTIFSIATEVKVWELQDMDPLPNWNRGRAIVIGDAAHAMTPLQGQGANMAVEDADSLRLLRPGLSHAEIEAVLKQVDNVRRPRASKVLEDTRVMAKDISMEQRLANLDFNCGYNGVFEALKEIQ
- the manF gene encoding putative endo-1,4-beta-mannosidase, which encodes MPSKKPLSNSTAFSLSKNSQITFSVLGIMHPLPSVALLSAIGAVAAQVGPWGQCGGRSYTGETSCVSGWSCVLFNEWYSQCQPATTTSTSSVSATAAPSSTSSSKESVPSATTSKKPVPTGSSSFVKADGLKFNIDGETKYFAGTNAYWLPFLTNDADVDSVMDNLQKAGLKILRTWGFNDVNSKPSSGTVYFQLHDPSTGTTTINTGADGLQRLDYVVSAAEKRGIKLLIPLVNNWDDYGGMNAYVKAYGGSKTEWYTNSKIQSVYQAYIKAVVSRYRDSPAIMAWELSNEARCQGCSTDVIYNWTAKTSAYIKSLDPNHMVATGDEGMGVTVDSDGSYPYSTYEGSDFAKNLAAPDIDFGVFHLYTEDWGIKDNSWGNGWVTSHAKVCKAAGKPCLFEEYGLKDDHCSASLTWQKTSVSSGMAADLFWQYGQTLSTGPSPNDHFTIYYGTSDWQCGVADHLSTL